A window from Corythoichthys intestinalis isolate RoL2023-P3 chromosome 10, ASM3026506v1, whole genome shotgun sequence encodes these proteins:
- the degs1 gene encoding sphingolipid delta(4)-desaturase DES1, translating to MGNRVPREDYEWVYTDQPHADRRKEILAKYPQIKALMGPDLRLKWIVCVMVAIQFLAFYFIKDMDWKWVLFWTYAFGSCINHSMTLAIHEISHNTAFGNNKAMWNRYFAMFANLPIGLPYSASFKRYHLDHHRYLGGDGVDVDIPTDFEGWFFCTRFRKFIWIILQPLFYAIRPLCINPKPITQLELTNVFVQLTFDILLFGLWGVKPVVYMLAGSMLGMGLHPISGHFIAEHYMFLKGHETYSYYGSLNLLTFNVGYHNEHHDFPSIPGCRLPMVKKIAAEYYDDLPQYTSWVKVLYDFIMDDTLSPYSRVKRKLKGDVKLE from the exons ATGGGGAATCGGGTGCCACGTGAGGACTACGAATGGGTTTATACTGACCAACCACACGCTGACAGGAGGAAAGAGATCCTTG CCAAATATCCACAAATCAAGGCTTTGATGGGTCCTGACCTCAGGCTTAAATGGATTGTGTGTGTGATGGTGGCTATACAATTTTTAGCTTTTTATTTCATCAAAGATATGGACTGGAAATGGGTTTTGTTTTGGACTTATGCCTTCGGAAGCTGTATCAACCATTCAATGACTCTTGCTATCCACGAGATCTCCCACAATACCGCTTTCGGAAACAACAAAGCCATGTGGAACCGATACTTTGCCATGTTTGCCAACCTCCCAATCGGCTTGCCCTATTCTGCCTCATTCAAGCGCTATCACTTGGACCATCACCGGTACCTTGGAGGAGATGGTGTCGATGTAGACATCCCAACTGATTTTGAAGGCTGGTTCTTTTGTACACGTTTCCGCAAATTCATCTGGATTATTCTCCAACCTCTTTTTTATGCCATTCGACCCCTTTGTATCAACCCTAAACCCATTACACAGTTGGAATTAACCAACGTTTTTGTTCAACTCACCTTTGACATTCTGCTCTTCGGGCTATGGGGTGTCAAGCCTGTAGTGTACATGCTAGCAGGCTCTATGCTGGGTATGGGTCTGCACCCCATATCTGGACACTTTATAGCTGAACACTACATGTTCCTGAAGGGTCATGAGACCTACTCCTACTACGGCTCCCTCAACCTGCTCACCTTCAATGTAGGGTACCACAATGAACATCATGACTTCCCCAGCATCCCCGGATGTAGACTACCAATG GTGAAGAAAATAGCTGCAGAGTATTATGATGACCTTCCTCAGTACACATCGTGGGTAAAGGTCCTGTATGATTTCATCATGGATGACACATTGAGCCCATACTCAAGAGTCAAGAGGAAGCTGAAAGGGGATGTGAAACTGGAGTAA